A single Gemmatimonadales bacterium DNA region contains:
- the fadJ gene encoding fatty acid oxidation complex subunit alpha FadJ, which yields MSALDAVNDNGIAVVTIDVPGAPVNTLGSAVTREWEELLERLRTDGTVRGIVLISAKSDSFIAGADIEEFTRLDGRAEAEALSRNGQALMDRVEQFPKPIVAAIHGACLGGGFELALACHWRVATDHPKSQIGLPEVKLGLIPGAGGCVRLPRLIGARAALDIILGGKAERADKALRLGMVDEVVPRSILRQVALAAADRLTREPPARSGSGAVRSRRARQSGASAALLDGTPVGRRLVYRTARQQVLKRTGGHYPAPLAALEVVRIGLEQGADAGLRAEHQRFGELAVSPVSRKLVQIFFATTALKKDDGVPPGTDAMPRKVRRIGVVGSGFMGAAIAGTAVLNAEVEVRLKDAELERVGRGIRAATNILDERLRRRRLARPQHQRLAALLSGSADYSGFTRADLVIEAVFEDLEVKRTVLAEVEAEIGPEAVFASNTSTIPIREIAARAERPERVIGMHFFSPVEKMPLVEVIPHGATDAATIVTTVRFGRKLGKTIIVVRDHPGFWVNRILSPYLNEAGVLVESGVPIEQIDRAMTRFGFPVGPIALLDEVGLDVAQKAARVMHASFGDRLAPAGAIAKLLAEGRFGRKSGGGFYAYREGHKAGADPRVYRLVGVKPVEGSSAEEVQDRLIYPMLNEAALALEEGVVRCPRDGDIGAVFGFGFPAFRGGPFRTIDDLGAARVVDTLDRLAAAQGARFAPAPVLRDMAARGARYYPDARSAS from the coding sequence GTGAGCGCGCTCGATGCGGTCAACGACAACGGAATCGCCGTCGTCACGATCGACGTGCCCGGCGCGCCGGTCAATACGCTGGGCAGCGCGGTCACCCGCGAGTGGGAGGAGCTGCTCGAGCGGCTCCGCACCGACGGCACCGTGCGCGGCATCGTGCTCATCTCCGCCAAGTCCGACAGCTTCATCGCCGGCGCCGATATCGAGGAGTTCACCCGGCTCGACGGCCGCGCCGAGGCGGAAGCGCTGAGCCGGAACGGCCAGGCGCTGATGGACCGGGTGGAGCAGTTCCCCAAGCCGATCGTCGCCGCGATTCACGGCGCCTGCCTGGGTGGCGGCTTCGAGCTGGCGCTCGCCTGTCATTGGCGGGTCGCCACCGATCACCCGAAGTCCCAGATCGGCCTGCCCGAGGTGAAGCTCGGCCTCATTCCGGGCGCGGGCGGTTGCGTTCGGCTCCCGCGGCTCATCGGCGCGCGCGCGGCACTCGACATTATTCTCGGCGGCAAGGCCGAGCGGGCGGACAAGGCATTGCGCCTCGGCATGGTGGATGAGGTGGTGCCGCGGAGCATCCTGCGCCAGGTGGCGCTCGCCGCGGCCGACCGGCTCACCCGCGAGCCGCCCGCGCGCAGCGGCTCCGGAGCGGTTCGCTCGCGGCGTGCCCGGCAGAGCGGTGCGTCGGCGGCGCTGCTCGACGGAACACCCGTGGGACGGCGCCTCGTCTATCGAACCGCGCGGCAGCAGGTACTCAAGCGCACAGGCGGCCACTATCCCGCGCCGCTCGCTGCGCTCGAAGTGGTGCGCATCGGGCTCGAGCAGGGCGCCGACGCCGGCCTCCGCGCGGAGCACCAGCGATTCGGCGAGCTTGCGGTGAGCCCGGTGTCGCGCAAGCTGGTGCAGATATTCTTTGCGACGACCGCGCTCAAGAAGGACGACGGCGTGCCGCCGGGCACCGATGCGATGCCGCGCAAGGTGCGGCGCATCGGCGTGGTGGGCTCGGGCTTTATGGGCGCGGCCATCGCCGGCACCGCGGTGCTGAACGCCGAGGTCGAGGTGCGGCTCAAGGACGCCGAGCTCGAGCGAGTGGGGCGCGGGATCAGGGCGGCCACCAACATCCTCGATGAGCGGCTCCGGCGGCGCCGGCTCGCCCGCCCGCAGCACCAGCGGCTCGCGGCACTCCTCTCCGGCAGCGCCGACTATAGCGGCTTCACCCGCGCCGATCTCGTGATCGAGGCGGTGTTCGAGGATCTGGAGGTGAAGCGCACCGTGCTCGCCGAGGTCGAGGCGGAGATCGGGCCCGAGGCGGTCTTCGCGAGCAACACCTCGACCATTCCCATCCGCGAGATAGCGGCCCGCGCCGAGCGGCCGGAGCGGGTGATCGGCATGCACTTCTTCTCGCCGGTCGAAAAGATGCCGCTGGTCGAGGTGATTCCGCACGGCGCGACCGACGCCGCAACCATCGTCACCACGGTGCGCTTCGGCCGCAAGCTCGGCAAGACGATCATCGTCGTGCGCGACCATCCGGGGTTCTGGGTAAACCGCATCCTCTCTCCGTACCTCAACGAGGCGGGCGTGCTGGTCGAGTCGGGCGTGCCCATCGAGCAGATCGACCGCGCGATGACCCGGTTCGGCTTTCCGGTGGGCCCGATCGCGCTGCTGGACGAGGTCGGGCTCGACGTGGCGCAAAAGGCCGCCCGCGTGATGCACGCGAGCTTCGGCGATCGGCTCGCGCCCGCCGGTGCGATCGCCAAGCTCCTGGCTGAGGGACGCTTCGGCCGGAAGAGCGGCGGCGGCTTTTACGCGTACCGCGAGGGACACAAGGCCGGCGCCGACCCGCGCGTCTATCGGCTGGTGGGCGTGAAGCCGGTCGAAGGCAGCTCGGCCGAGGAGGTGCAGGACCGCTTGATCTATCCGATGCTCAACGAGGCGGCGCTCGCACTCGAGGAAGGCGTCGTCCGCTGCCCGCGCGATGGCGACATCGGTGCCGTGTTCGGTTTCGGCTTCCCCGCGTTTCGCGGCGGCCCGTTCCGCACCATCGATGATCTGGGCGCCGCGCGCGTCGTGGATACCCTCGACCGGCTCGCCGCCGCGCAGGGCGCACGCTTCGCGCCGGCCCCGGTGCTGCGCGACATGGCGGCGCGCGGGGCCCGCTACTACCCCGACGCCCGCTCCGCTTCCTGA
- a CDS encoding acetyl-CoA C-acyltransferase, with the protein MITPRRVAVVAGVRTPFARSGTIFQDVPAVALARHAARELLYRTEIDSREIDEVILSQVVPSVLTPNVAREVSLLPQLPPSVPAYTLNRACASAAQAIDNAADQITLGNADVVLAGGVESLSDIPVLHSRRMSRILVAAGRAKTVSARVAAMGRARPRDLVPVTPAIAEPSTGETMGQSAEKMAKENCISRDAQDGYALRSHQLAAAGTADGRLTSEIVPWFGGPDMDQVVTSDNGIRTDTSLEQLAALPPVFDRKYGTVTAGNSSPLTDGAAVVLLMSEAKARALGYPPLAFIKSYAVAAVDPGWQLLMGPALAVPKALARAGVPWSALGLIEIHEAFASQVLSNVQAWGSKAWADRLGLPGPVGEVDWGRTNVMGGSIAIGHPFAATGARLVTTLANEMRRRDVQYGLISICAQGGMGYAMVLERP; encoded by the coding sequence ATGATAACGCCGAGGCGGGTCGCGGTCGTGGCCGGGGTCCGCACCCCGTTCGCCCGGAGCGGCACCATCTTCCAGGACGTGCCCGCCGTGGCGCTCGCCCGCCACGCCGCGCGCGAGCTGCTCTACCGCACCGAAATCGATAGCCGCGAGATCGACGAGGTCATCCTGAGCCAGGTGGTGCCCTCGGTGCTCACGCCCAACGTGGCACGCGAGGTGAGCCTCCTTCCACAGCTCCCGCCGAGCGTGCCGGCCTATACGCTGAACCGCGCGTGCGCCTCCGCGGCCCAGGCGATCGACAACGCCGCCGACCAGATTACCCTCGGGAACGCCGACGTGGTGCTCGCGGGCGGCGTCGAGTCGCTCTCCGATATCCCCGTGCTCCACTCGCGGCGCATGAGCCGCATCCTGGTGGCAGCGGGCCGCGCGAAAACCGTGAGCGCGCGTGTCGCAGCCATGGGCCGTGCGCGCCCGCGGGACCTCGTGCCCGTAACCCCCGCCATCGCCGAGCCCTCCACCGGCGAAACCATGGGTCAGAGCGCGGAGAAAATGGCCAAGGAGAATTGCATCAGCCGCGACGCGCAGGACGGCTACGCGCTCAGAAGTCACCAGCTCGCCGCCGCCGGCACGGCCGACGGGCGGCTCACCTCCGAGATCGTGCCCTGGTTCGGCGGCCCCGACATGGACCAGGTGGTGACGAGCGATAACGGCATCCGCACCGACACCTCGCTCGAGCAGCTCGCCGCACTGCCGCCGGTGTTCGACCGGAAGTACGGCACCGTCACCGCCGGCAATTCGTCGCCGCTCACCGACGGCGCCGCGGTCGTGCTCCTCATGAGCGAGGCGAAGGCGCGCGCGCTGGGCTATCCGCCGCTCGCTTTCATCAAGAGCTACGCGGTGGCCGCCGTCGACCCGGGCTGGCAGCTCCTCATGGGGCCCGCGCTCGCGGTCCCCAAGGCGCTGGCCCGCGCCGGCGTGCCCTGGTCCGCGCTCGGGCTCATCGAAATCCACGAGGCCTTTGCGTCGCAGGTACTCTCGAACGTCCAGGCGTGGGGCTCGAAAGCGTGGGCCGACCGCCTGGGACTTCCGGGTCCGGTAGGCGAGGTCGACTGGGGCCGCACCAACGTGATGGGCGGCTCGATCGCCATCGGCCACCCGTTCGCCGCGACCGGCGCCCGCCTCGTCACCACGCTCGCGAACGAAATGCGGCGGCGCGACGTGCAGTACGGCCTCATCTCGATCTGCGCACAGGGCGGTATGGGCTACGCCATGGTGCTGGAGCGGCCGTGA
- a CDS encoding class I SAM-dependent methyltransferase, with amino-acid sequence MRVLDLACGEGRHALAAAALGAQVIGLDNDSEKLAAARDAAARLSLRAEFRCVDLEGPWPPLGAFDAILDFNYLDRARMPQLVECIAPGGVLFMETYLVAQREQGWGPTSADHLVHPGELARLVDPLEVLHGREVMEPVDAERWRAVASVIARRPE; translated from the coding sequence ATGCGCGTGCTCGACCTCGCTTGCGGCGAGGGACGCCACGCGCTGGCCGCTGCCGCGCTCGGCGCCCAGGTGATCGGTCTCGACAACGACTCCGAGAAGCTGGCCGCGGCGCGCGACGCGGCGGCCCGCCTCTCGCTCCGGGCGGAGTTCCGCTGCGTGGACCTCGAGGGCCCCTGGCCTCCACTCGGCGCATTCGACGCGATTCTCGACTTTAATTATCTGGATCGGGCGCGGATGCCCCAACTGGTCGAGTGCATCGCACCCGGCGGCGTGCTGTTCATGGAGACCTATCTCGTGGCGCAACGTGAGCAGGGCTGGGGCCCGACGAGCGCCGACCACCTGGTGCATCCGGGTGAGCTCGCGCGCCTGGTCGACCCGCTCGAGGTGCTCCACGGCCGCGAGGTGATGGAGCCGGTGGATGCCGAGCGCTGGCGGGCGGTCGCGAGCGTGATCGCAAGAAGGCCTGAATGA
- a CDS encoding glycerol-3-phosphate dehydrogenase/oxidase, with amino-acid sequence MSLPEEPSAGTGKAGNGTQRHAGHSSHRADLRALGAQPADLLVIGGGITGAGIARDAAMRGLRTILVDQDDLGAGTSSRSSRLIHGGLRYLEQGHWRLVLEANRERQVLLATAPHLVRPLPFVFPLHQGDRISLWRLAAGMWLYDLLALFRNVARHRMLGKRALLEREPMLRVRGLVGGARYFDAQCDDARLVLATARAAIAHGARIGTYLAVRGLVRDGPDVVGARVEDRLTGETGTVRAALVVNATGPWADALRRMEDPAARPLLRPTKGVHIVVPRSRIGHREAITFLSPIDGRVLFALPWGELSYVGTTDTDTGESPDAVAPAPEDVVYLLRSVNARFPNARLGVEDLRATWAGLRPLLAADGKRGPSSRSREHAISEGPGGMLTVAGGKLTTYRVMAREAVDRAVRLLARRGVKRELHPAPTDVEPLPGGETHDFRLFRDRALELGLTPETADHLVAHYGTEAAGILNLASSYRALQRRLHPEHPAIEAEVVHMARRELAQRVADVLVRRVHVYYETRDQGLRAARRVAELMGQELGWDAERMAEEVQRYEQIVAGADSGTGECPHTHRGME; translated from the coding sequence ATGAGCCTGCCAGAAGAACCAAGTGCTGGGACGGGGAAGGCGGGCAACGGGACTCAGCGGCACGCGGGCCACTCCTCACATCGGGCCGACCTGCGCGCGCTCGGCGCGCAGCCGGCGGATCTCTTGGTCATCGGCGGCGGCATTACCGGCGCGGGGATCGCGCGGGACGCCGCGATGCGGGGGCTGCGCACGATCCTCGTGGACCAGGATGATCTCGGCGCCGGCACCAGCTCGCGCTCGAGCCGGCTCATTCACGGCGGACTCCGGTACCTCGAACAGGGCCACTGGCGCCTGGTGCTGGAGGCGAATCGCGAGCGCCAGGTGCTGCTCGCCACCGCGCCACATCTCGTGCGGCCGCTGCCGTTCGTCTTTCCGCTGCACCAGGGCGACCGGATTTCGCTCTGGCGCCTGGCAGCCGGCATGTGGCTGTACGATCTGCTCGCGCTGTTCCGCAATGTCGCCCGGCACCGCATGCTCGGCAAGCGCGCCCTGCTCGAACGCGAGCCGATGCTTCGCGTGCGGGGACTGGTGGGCGGCGCGCGCTACTTCGACGCCCAGTGCGACGACGCCCGCCTCGTGCTGGCGACGGCGCGCGCGGCCATCGCTCACGGGGCGCGGATCGGGACCTATCTCGCCGTGCGCGGGCTCGTGCGCGACGGCCCGGACGTGGTGGGCGCGAGGGTCGAGGACCGGCTCACGGGGGAGACCGGGACGGTGCGCGCGGCTCTCGTGGTAAATGCGACCGGCCCCTGGGCCGACGCGCTTCGCCGGATGGAGGACCCGGCGGCGCGCCCCCTGCTCCGCCCCACCAAGGGCGTCCACATCGTCGTGCCGCGGAGCCGCATCGGGCACCGCGAAGCGATCACCTTCCTGAGCCCGATCGATGGGCGGGTACTCTTCGCGCTCCCCTGGGGCGAGCTGTCGTACGTGGGGACGACCGACACCGACACCGGTGAATCGCCCGATGCCGTGGCACCGGCGCCGGAGGATGTGGTCTATCTCCTTCGTTCGGTCAACGCCCGCTTTCCCAACGCGCGGCTCGGCGTCGAGGATCTCCGCGCCACGTGGGCCGGGCTCCGCCCGCTCCTCGCGGCCGATGGCAAGCGCGGGCCGTCGAGCCGCTCGCGCGAGCACGCGATCAGCGAGGGGCCGGGCGGCATGCTCACCGTGGCCGGCGGCAAGCTCACGACCTATCGCGTGATGGCACGTGAGGCGGTGGACCGGGCGGTGCGGCTGCTCGCCCGCCGCGGTGTGAAGCGCGAGCTGCACCCGGCGCCGACCGACGTGGAGCCGCTCCCGGGCGGCGAGACCCACGACTTTCGACTTTTCCGCGATCGCGCGCTGGAACTCGGCCTCACGCCCGAAACCGCGGACCATCTGGTGGCGCACTATGGCACCGAGGCGGCGGGCATCCTGAACCTCGCATCGAGCTATCGCGCGTTGCAGCGCCGGCTTCATCCCGAGCACCCGGCCATCGAGGCCGAAGTGGTGCACATGGCCCGACGCGAGCTGGCGCAGCGCGTGGCCGACGTGCTCGTCCGACGGGTGCACGTCTACTACGAGACCCGCGACCAGGGATTGCGCGCCGCACGGCGCGTGGCCGAGCTGATGGGGCAGGAGCTCGGATGGGACGCCGAGCGGATGGCGGAGGAAGTCCAGCGGTACGAGCAGATCGTGGCGGGGGCGGACTCCGGAACGGGCGAGTGTCCGCACACGCATCGGGGCATGGAATGA
- a CDS encoding MFS transporter — translation MTERRPPVFYGWWIVCGSAIGLFLSGVPITVYSFGVFLTPLREEFHAGRAAISLAFTLHSIVAACCAPLVGRLADRYGARPVTVGSILLLGVLLLSALTLGTHLSQLYLFYALLGLLGIATGPITYSILISRWFDRRRGLALGLMMFGLGLGAIVMPPLVQRLITTLGWRAAFAAVGGAALAIALPVAAGVLVEQPRRKGLLPDGARAPAGADGVPARDPGLEWRETWRCGEFWLMVAAFSVVSASTQATVLHMPALLRDRGMTADAAALASSVVGIALLAGRTGSGYLLDRLFAPYVSAIIFCLAAAGMALLAAGATGQTALAAGFMAGLALGAEVDIIAFLMSRYFGLRALGTAFGLAFGSFVLAGGLGVFLMGAGFDRTGSYRAPLVGYFAVTLAAALLMTRLGPYRYAAPQAKPLHRPLTPEEA, via the coding sequence ATGACCGAGCGCCGCCCTCCGGTCTTCTACGGCTGGTGGATCGTCTGCGGCTCCGCGATCGGACTCTTTCTCTCGGGCGTGCCGATCACGGTGTACTCGTTCGGCGTCTTCCTCACGCCCCTGCGCGAGGAATTCCACGCCGGCCGCGCGGCCATCTCGTTGGCCTTCACGCTCCACAGCATCGTCGCCGCCTGCTGCGCACCGCTCGTCGGCCGGCTGGCCGACCGCTACGGCGCCCGCCCCGTCACGGTGGGCAGCATCCTGCTGCTCGGCGTGCTGCTGCTCTCGGCGCTGACGTTGGGCACGCATCTCTCGCAGCTCTACCTCTTCTACGCGCTGCTGGGCCTGCTCGGCATCGCGACCGGGCCGATTACGTACAGCATCCTGATCTCGCGCTGGTTCGATCGCCGGCGCGGGCTGGCGCTCGGGCTCATGATGTTCGGCCTGGGGCTCGGTGCCATCGTGATGCCGCCGCTGGTGCAGCGGCTCATCACGACGCTCGGCTGGCGGGCCGCGTTCGCAGCGGTGGGCGGGGCGGCCCTTGCGATCGCCCTGCCGGTCGCCGCCGGCGTCCTGGTGGAACAGCCCCGCCGGAAAGGGCTCCTCCCCGATGGAGCCCGCGCTCCCGCCGGGGCGGACGGCGTGCCCGCACGCGATCCGGGGTTGGAATGGCGCGAGACTTGGCGGTGCGGTGAGTTCTGGCTCATGGTCGCAGCGTTTTCGGTCGTGAGCGCGAGCACGCAAGCGACCGTCCTGCACATGCCGGCGCTGCTCCGCGACCGCGGGATGACCGCCGACGCGGCGGCGCTTGCGAGCTCGGTCGTGGGCATCGCGTTGCTGGCCGGCCGAACCGGCTCGGGCTATCTGCTGGATCGATTGTTCGCGCCGTACGTCTCCGCGATCATCTTCTGCCTCGCAGCGGCCGGCATGGCCCTGCTCGCGGCCGGCGCCACCGGACAGACGGCACTGGCCGCGGGGTTCATGGCGGGGCTCGCGCTGGGCGCCGAAGTTGATATCATCGCGTTTCTCATGAGTCGCTACTTCGGCCTCCGGGCGCTCGGCACCGCGTTCGGGCTCGCGTTCGGGAGCTTCGTGCTCGCCGGAGGGTTGGGGGTGTTTCTCATGGGCGCGGGATTCGATCGCACCGGCTCGTATCGCGCGCCGCTCGTGGGGTACTTCGCCGTGACGCTCGCGGCGGCGCTGCTCATGACGCGGCTCGGGCCCTACCGGTACGCGGCGCCGCAGGCGAAACCGCTCCACCGGCCGCTCACACCCGAGGAGGCATAG
- a CDS encoding methyltransferase: MQATANAASAQLMGMAFNGLALHQTLHAAAVLGVADLLHGGPRTTGDLARALEVNEPALYRVLRYLASQGVFEETAPRTFANSPRSECLRTGVPGSVRAILVFRGSDYCFAPYGQILHSIRTGLPARTEIYGTDSFEYLRQHPDAARVFDDAMSDLSALTGPAIAAAYDFGAWESVMDVGGGNGMLLAAILRAHPALRGVLADQPDVLDRARERGILGGDLAERSAYEPCDFFRQVPAGCRAYVMRNVIHDWNDERAHAILANCRRAVPANGALLLVEHAVREGNEPSPAKVIDVHMLLLTGGKERTIEEYRALLGGAGFHLAHAVPATPETMILEATPA, from the coding sequence ATGCAAGCCACTGCCAACGCCGCGTCCGCCCAGCTCATGGGCATGGCCTTCAACGGCCTTGCGCTGCATCAGACCCTTCATGCCGCGGCCGTGCTCGGCGTCGCCGACCTGCTGCACGGAGGGCCGCGCACGACCGGTGATCTTGCCCGCGCGCTCGAGGTGAACGAGCCTGCGCTCTACCGCGTCCTCCGATACCTGGCGAGCCAGGGCGTATTCGAGGAAACCGCGCCGCGCACCTTTGCGAACAGCCCGCGTTCCGAATGCCTCCGCACCGGCGTGCCGGGGTCGGTACGCGCCATCCTCGTCTTCCGGGGGAGCGACTACTGCTTCGCGCCATACGGCCAGATTCTTCACAGCATCCGGACCGGGCTTCCGGCCCGCACTGAGATCTACGGGACTGACAGCTTCGAGTACCTGCGCCAGCATCCCGACGCGGCGCGCGTCTTCGACGACGCAATGAGCGACCTGTCGGCGCTCACCGGCCCGGCCATTGCCGCGGCGTACGACTTTGGCGCATGGGAGAGCGTGATGGACGTGGGCGGCGGCAACGGCATGCTGCTCGCCGCGATCCTGCGCGCCCACCCCGCGCTCCGTGGCGTGTTGGCCGATCAGCCCGACGTGCTCGACCGGGCGCGCGAGCGCGGCATCCTCGGCGGCGACCTCGCCGAGCGCAGTGCATATGAGCCGTGCGACTTCTTCCGCCAGGTGCCCGCCGGCTGTCGGGCGTACGTGATGCGCAACGTGATCCACGACTGGAACGACGAGCGCGCCCACGCGATCCTCGCCAACTGCCGCCGTGCCGTACCGGCAAATGGGGCGCTGCTCCTCGTCGAGCATGCGGTGAGGGAGGGCAACGAGCCCTCGCCCGCCAAGGTGATCGACGTGCACATGCTGCTCCTCACCGGTGGAAAGGAGCGGACCATCGAGGAATACCGTGCCCTGCTCGGCGGCGCCGGGTTCCACCTTGCGCATGCCGTGCCGGCCACACCGGAGACGATGATTCTGGAGGCAACCCCCGCGTAG